A stretch of the Thermocladium sp. ECH_B genome encodes the following:
- a CDS encoding aldehyde dehydrogenase, whose product MQQVKLRHYINGEFREPSNGEYSQKTTPIDGSVIALVPSGTREDAKAAIDAAYEAGKQWSKLTPIKRSDYIYKIYEVARSMEEDLINTLIVEGGGIYKKAWGEVVFTERLIRNAAELARHYEGEVLNSDSEATISMVFKKPKGIVGIITPWNYPLSISMKKVIHALAIGNTVVLKTASDTPITGYKIAEMASKAGLPKGVLNVVFGSGGVVGDEIVTNKKVSHITFTGETGTGKQIAEKAGRGLKTVTLELGGSDPLIVLDDADPDYAARLAVFAAFFHQGQICTASKRIIVHKGIYDKFVPRFIEYTKRLRVGDPRVDKNIDFGPLINKSQVNSMVEFLNDAVKRGAKVETGGKVNGNYFEPTILTGVDRNAKVLREEVFGPIRPIIMVENDDEAVEVANDTEYGLSGAVLTSNINRAMSIAEAVESGMFHINDVTFLEESHVPFGGIKASGIGREGGKYSFHESTYDRWTTITLRQRKFPIPS is encoded by the coding sequence ATGCAACAAGTAAAGCTAAGGCATTACATAAACGGCGAATTTCGGGAACCAAGCAACGGTGAGTATAGTCAGAAAACCACTCCAATAGATGGCTCTGTCATAGCGTTAGTTCCCAGTGGAACTCGGGAGGATGCTAAGGCAGCCATAGATGCGGCATATGAAGCCGGCAAGCAATGGTCCAAGTTAACGCCGATCAAGAGGTCCGACTACATATATAAAATATATGAAGTGGCGAGGTCCATGGAGGAGGACTTAATCAATACATTAATAGTGGAGGGCGGCGGCATTTATAAGAAGGCATGGGGTGAGGTCGTTTTCACCGAGAGACTCATACGTAACGCCGCGGAGTTGGCTCGTCATTATGAGGGCGAGGTCCTGAATTCCGATAGTGAGGCCACAATATCCATGGTATTCAAGAAACCGAAGGGAATAGTGGGCATCATTACTCCATGGAATTACCCATTATCCATATCGATGAAGAAGGTAATTCATGCCCTGGCAATAGGGAACACTGTTGTATTGAAAACCGCCAGCGATACTCCAATAACTGGTTATAAGATAGCTGAAATGGCAAGTAAGGCCGGTCTTCCAAAGGGCGTGCTTAACGTCGTGTTCGGATCCGGAGGCGTTGTCGGCGATGAGATAGTGACCAATAAGAAGGTTTCCCACATCACCTTCACCGGAGAAACTGGAACCGGAAAGCAAATAGCAGAGAAGGCGGGCCGCGGATTAAAGACTGTTACCCTGGAGCTTGGGGGTTCTGACCCCCTGATAGTGCTTGATGACGCGGATCCAGACTATGCGGCTCGATTGGCCGTGTTTGCGGCCTTCTTCCATCAGGGACAGATATGTACGGCCTCTAAGCGAATAATAGTTCATAAGGGGATTTACGACAAATTCGTTCCGAGATTCATAGAATACACTAAGAGACTTAGAGTAGGCGATCCTCGCGTTGATAAGAACATCGACTTTGGTCCCCTCATAAATAAGTCCCAAGTTAATTCCATGGTGGAGTTCCTTAATGATGCAGTGAAGCGGGGAGCTAAGGTGGAGACCGGGGGCAAGGTAAACGGCAACTACTTTGAACCCACCATACTGACAGGAGTGGATAGGAATGCAAAGGTCCTGCGAGAGGAGGTGTTTGGCCCGATTAGGCCCATAATAATGGTTGAGAACGATGATGAGGCCGTGGAGGTCGCGAATGATACGGAGTACGGTTTGTCGGGTGCAGTGTTGACCAGCAACATAAATAGGGCAATGAGCATAGCGGAGGCCGTGGAGTCAGGCATGTTCCACATAAATGACGTCACGTTCCTGGAGGAGTCGCATGTGCCATTCGGCGGAATAAAGGCAAGCGGAATTGGGAGGGAGGGAGGCAAGTATTCCTTCCATGAATCCACATATGATAGGTGGACCACCATAACGCTTAGGCAGAGGAAGTTCCCAATACCATCATGA
- a CDS encoding N-acetylglucosamine-6-phosphate deacetylase, translated as MAIKTLKASTLYTPHQVLHDVSVIIRNGVVEEISESNSGFDIDLRGLIVAPGYVDTHIHGCCGIDITSLTTARELNNLSTGLTRFGVTSFVPTLVSSPHANILRILKLLSSARRSIEGAKALGIGLEGPYINPEKRGAQSINAIRAPSLEELDQYMGLLDNPPLIIHLAPEVKGAYELIQRASLHGAIVSIGHTDADYETTMRAIALGATRATHLFNAMRGIHHREPGAAMALMDNANVYLELITDFIHLRPEIILFVLKYAGWQRVVLVTDAMAAAGLGXGEYVLGDLHVIVSNGRASLPDGTLAGSSLTIDQAVRNMISLGLSPNVAISMATDMAARSIGLMRMGCLRPGCIADVVVLDDKYRVINTIINGTGQGLDAR; from the coding sequence ATGGCAATTAAGACCCTGAAGGCGAGTACTCTCTACACTCCACACCAAGTCCTCCACGATGTTTCAGTTATTATCAGGAATGGGGTCGTGGAGGAAATAAGCGAATCCAACAGCGGCTTCGATATTGATCTCAGGGGATTAATTGTTGCGCCGGGTTACGTGGATACCCACATACATGGCTGCTGCGGCATAGATATAACTAGTTTAACCACTGCGAGAGAACTGAACAATTTATCGACTGGATTAACCAGGTTCGGGGTCACTTCATTCGTGCCAACTCTCGTCTCCTCACCTCACGCCAATATACTCAGGATACTTAAGTTATTATCAAGCGCGCGGAGAAGCATTGAGGGAGCTAAGGCGCTCGGGATAGGGCTTGAGGGGCCCTATATAAATCCAGAGAAGCGGGGAGCCCAGAGCATTAATGCAATACGCGCGCCAAGTCTGGAGGAGCTTGATCAGTATATGGGGCTCCTCGACAATCCCCCCCTGATAATTCACTTGGCGCCAGAGGTAAAGGGGGCATATGAATTGATACAGCGCGCATCCCTGCATGGTGCTATAGTCAGCATAGGTCACACGGATGCCGATTATGAGACAACTATGCGAGCCATAGCACTGGGGGCCACTAGGGCCACACACTTATTTAATGCAATGAGGGGCATTCATCATAGGGAACCCGGCGCAGCGATGGCGTTGATGGATAACGCCAATGTATACCTAGAGCTAATAACGGATTTCATTCATTTAAGGCCGGAAATCATTTTATTCGTCCTTAAATACGCAGGGTGGCAGAGGGTGGTTCTAGTTACGGATGCAATGGCTGCAGCCGGTCTCGGCGNTGGGGAATACGTCCTGGGCGATCTTCATGTAATTGTCTCTAATGGTCGCGCATCGCTTCCCGACGGAACTTTAGCGGGCAGTTCATTAACTATCGATCAAGCCGTGCGCAACATGATCAGCCTTGGCTTGTCTCCTAATGTTGCGATAAGCATGGCTACAGACATGGCGGCCCGCTCCATTGGATTAATGAGGATGGGTTGTCTAAGGCCTGGATGCATTGCCGATGTCGTTGTGCTGGACGATAAGTATAGAGTGATCAATACGATAATAAATGGAACTGGTCAGGGCTTGGATGCGCGATAA
- a CDS encoding Fe-S oxidoreductase — MIRIVKNPEEAEVKFNCTLCGECCLNTQMELLIDDIERIVALGHKLEDFAERGGDGIWRLRNIDGHCVFYDPETRKCSIYVNRPIGCRLYPLNYDDYDGAIIDKSCPAWITVPPSEKKRLATILRRFVEESQKTDDGVKLLRITGKV; from the coding sequence ATGATTAGAATAGTGAAGAACCCCGAGGAGGCGGAGGTTAAATTCAATTGCACTCTCTGCGGTGAGTGCTGTTTAAATACTCAAATGGAGCTGTTAATAGATGATATAGAGAGGATAGTAGCCCTCGGACACAAGCTTGAGGACTTCGCAGAGAGGGGAGGCGATGGCATATGGAGGCTTAGAAATATTGATGGGCACTGCGTCTTCTATGATCCGGAAACAAGGAAGTGCAGCATATATGTGAATAGACCAATCGGGTGCAGGCTTTACCCCCTCAACTATGATGATTATGATGGGGCCATCATAGATAAGTCATGTCCTGCCTGGATCACTGTTCCCCCATCCGAGAAAAAGAGGCTAGCGACGATTCTCCGGAGATTCGTGGAGGAGTCGCAGAAGACAGATGATGGAGTCAAGCTTCTCCGCATCACGGGAAAAGTATAG
- a CDS encoding thioredoxin reductase: protein MSLSLGSLELAGDVVDELKSKLLDVIIVGGGPAGLNAALYAARYKLSVAVISEDIGGQVGKAGWVENYLGYERIMGPDLVSKFEQHVKSYGVPFLLDSVASVRRDGDIFIVTTASGDEFRSRTVILAVGERRRKLNVKGEKEFDGKGVSYCAPCDAPLFRDKVVAVVGGGDAAASAALLLTEYAKKVYMIHRRDKLRAEPTYQDMLMKNKKIEILWNTIVKELRGDKLLRSAVLQRVDTGQEYSLSIDGIFVEIGAEPPVELFRGIGLKTDERGYLVVNNLMETSEPGIYAAGDAVNITPLDFRQITVAAGQGALAAYSAYNYILKRFGQARQ from the coding sequence ATGTCATTGTCCTTAGGCAGCCTTGAATTGGCTGGGGATGTGGTTGATGAACTTAAATCCAAGTTACTTGACGTGATAATAGTGGGCGGGGGGCCGGCTGGCCTTAATGCTGCGCTTTATGCTGCCAGGTACAAGTTATCTGTTGCAGTGATAAGCGAGGATATTGGGGGNCAAGTTGGGAAAGCCGGCTGGGTGGAGAATTACTTGGGTTATGAGCGGATAATGGGGCCCGATCTAGTAAGCAAGTTCGAACAGCACGTGAAGAGTTATGGAGTACCGTTCTTGCTGGACTCGGTTGCATCTGTGAGGAGGGATGGTGATATATTCATAGTGACCACTGCCTCCGGCGATGAATTTAGGAGCAGGACAGTTATATTAGCGGTTGGGGAGAGGAGGAGGAAGCTAAATGTTAAGGGCGAGAAGGAGTTCGACGGCAAAGGCGTCTCTTACTGCGCACCATGTGATGCCCCCCTCTTCAGGGATAAGGTGGTGGCAGTTGTAGGTGGAGGCGATGCGGCGGCCAGTGCCGCTCTTCTTCTAACTGAGTACGCTAAGAAGGTTTACATGATTCACAGAAGAGACAAGCTCAGGGCGGAGCCAACGTATCAAGATATGCTAATGAAGAACAAGAAAATAGAGATACTTTGGAACACCATCGTGAAGGAGTTGAGGGGAGACAAGTTGCTGAGATCGGCCGTTCTTCAGAGAGTAGATACTGGACAGGAATATAGTCTCTCAATTGATGGCATATTCGTGGAAATAGGGGCGGAGCCCCCCGTGGAGTTATTTAGGGGAATCGGGTTGAAGACCGACGAGAGGGGGTACCTAGTGGTCAATAACCTAATGGAGACCAGCGAGCCAGGCATATATGCTGCTGGGGATGCGGTTAATATAACTCCCCTTGACTTCAGGCAAATAACTGTGGCCGCGGGGCAAGGGGCATTAGCAGCATACTCAGCCTATAATTATATACTTAAGAGGTTTGGGCAGGCTAGGCAATGA
- a CDS encoding phosphoribosyltransferase, with the protein MVELKVVTWNDVTTYLLHIVEEMGRDRFKPDIVVGIMRGGVVAARLIGDFLGVDSISSMEVKFYKGIGEQGDEPRITQPLTVAVEGKKVLVIDDIADSGNTLITAVEYIKNMKPMQVKTATLLVKPWSKFKPDYYGGETTMWIVFPWELGETLRELGSNSTQLVSKMDSELAGKIMTIMKILNN; encoded by the coding sequence ATGGTAGAGCTTAAGGTAGTCACGTGGAACGACGTCACTACTTATCTATTGCATATAGTGGAGGAGATGGGGAGGGATAGATTCAAGCCCGACATCGTCGTTGGCATAATGAGGGGCGGCGTCGTGGCNGCTCGATTGATCGGGGACTTCCTTGGCGTGGACTCCATATCATCAATGGAGGTGAAGTTCTATAAGGGAATTGGCGAGCAGGGGGATGAACCTAGGATAACCCAACCATTGACCGTTGCCGTGGAGGGAAAGAAGGTGTTGGTGATAGATGATATAGCTGATAGCGGCAATACGTTAATCACTGCTGTGGAGTACATTAAAAACATGAAGCCCATGCAAGTAAAAACGGCCACGCTTCTCGTGAAGCCATGGTCGAAATTTAAGCCGGATTATTATGGCGGTGAAACGACTATGTGGATAGTGTTTCCCTGGGAGTTAGGGGAAACATTGAGGGAACTTGGAAGCAACTCAACGCAATTGGTTAGCAAGATGGATAGCGAATTGGCCGGTAAAATAATGACAATAATGAAGATCCTCAATAACTAG